The following are encoded together in the Bubalus kerabau isolate K-KA32 ecotype Philippines breed swamp buffalo chromosome 3, PCC_UOA_SB_1v2, whole genome shotgun sequence genome:
- the LOC129646852 gene encoding uncharacterized protein LOC129646852 produces the protein MNVSSEHCNMSDWLRLEATVKASVYVVAFSFATLITVIIITIILQNSKLRKEVRYILLCHHLLCISSYCGLGVVFQGMRAFLANSPVLVCWVVFGAQLSVGEGILFTLALMATHTYLVICWPLTSVSFVDSIKYKILAGTWLIIILKNACLFLIEGTGPTQIALLKSEPLCPVVLNGIPARAIGMVFLFLLLSIILVSYSLIYKEGKRAGHFNRSNIKARKTVLIHLVQLGLHVIPTLLFIGLGKMCGVFFFALNLVLFGVFAFAQCFNPLIYGLWNRELQSRLYRWMCCQLWCGHCGVTSRVSV, from the coding sequence ATGAACGTGTCTTCTGAGCACTGCAACATGTCAGATTGGCTGAGGCTGGAAGCAACCGTGAAGGCCTCCGTGTACGTGGTGGCTTTCTCCTTCGCCACGCTCATCACGGtcatcattatcaccatcatATTACAGAATTCAAAACTGAGGAAAGAGGTTCGATACAtcctcctctgtcaccacctGTTGTGCATCTCCTCCTACTGTGGCCTGGGGGTGGTTTTCCAAGGGATGCGAGCCTTCCTGGCCAACAGCCCTGTCCTGGTGTGCTGGGTGGTGTTTGGGGCACAGCTGAGTGTTGGAGAAGGGATCCTCTTCACTCTGGCCTTGATGGCTACCCACACGTACCTGGTGATCTGCTGGCCCTTGACCTCTGTGTCCTTTGTAGATTCCATTAAGTATAAGATTCTGGCTGGGACTTGGCTCATTATTATACTGAAGAATGCTTGCCTCTTCCTCATAGAGGGCACTGGCCCTACTCAGATTGCTCTTTTAAAATCTGAACCCCTTTGCCCAGTGGTCTTGAATGGCATTCCTGCCAGAGCCATTGGCatggttttccttttccttcttctgtccATCATTCTTGTAAGTTACTCCCTGATATACAAAGAAGGGAAACGGGCTGGCCATTTTAACAGGTCAAATATCAAAGCAAGGAAAACAGTCCTTATTCATTTAGTGCAGTTGGGCTTGCATGTAATACCAACTCTGTTATTCATTGGTTTGGGAAAGATGTGTGgagtgtttttctttgctttaaatcTGGTGCTTTTTGGGGTCTTTGCCTTTGCCCAGTGTTTTAACCCCCTGATCTATGGGCTCTGGAATAGAGAGTTGCAAAGCAGATTATACCGCTGGATGTGCTGTCAACTGTGGTGTGGTCACTGTGGTGTGACCAGCAGAGTGtcagtttaa